In Synechococcus sp. Nb3U1, one DNA window encodes the following:
- a CDS encoding chemotaxis protein CheW, with protein MLDLLTELRGSQLVPERELERTERYLQFQVEDLSLLMPLQQLREVLPVSPERILPVPDMSPLLLGLISWRSEAIWLLDLPLLLGGSPFRRNEQGRASVLLAEGQDVAVSAPSSKQSLIFGLLVDSVQTLFAFPPERILPLSLEVVKPAQKHLFQGYYLSEAGQPLLILDAQAIAQTLLA; from the coding sequence ATGTTGGATCTGCTGACAGAGCTGAGGGGCTCCCAGCTTGTCCCGGAACGGGAACTGGAGCGAACGGAGCGATATTTACAGTTCCAAGTGGAGGACTTATCGCTGTTAATGCCCCTACAGCAGCTACGGGAAGTCTTGCCTGTTTCGCCAGAGCGAATCTTACCGGTACCGGATATGTCCCCGTTGCTGTTGGGCTTGATCAGTTGGCGTAGCGAAGCAATTTGGCTTTTGGATTTGCCCCTTTTGTTGGGGGGATCCCCATTTCGTAGAAATGAACAGGGGCGCGCCAGTGTGCTGTTGGCAGAAGGGCAGGATGTGGCCGTTTCGGCTCCATCGAGCAAGCAGAGCTTAATATTTGGGCTACTGGTGGATTCAGTGCAAACTCTTTTTGCTTTCCCTCCTGAGCGGATTTTGCCCTTATCTCTGGAGGTGGTGAAGCCAGCCCAGAAGCATCTTTTTCAGGGATATTACCTTTCTGAAGCGGGTCAGCCTCTGTTGATCCTGGATGCCCAAGCGATTGCCCAAACCCTGCTGGCCTAA
- a CDS encoding response regulator transcription factor → MNSVFVVEDSRTDAELISLSLQKAGFSVSLVGSGEEAEQKLQNLKPNLILLDVILPGQSGFELCRKLKANPATQNIPIVICSTKGTDVDKTWGRMGGADDYLTKPLNPTELIDTVKRWIR, encoded by the coding sequence ATGAACAGTGTTTTTGTTGTCGAAGATAGCCGCACCGATGCCGAGTTGATCAGCCTCAGCTTACAAAAAGCAGGGTTCAGTGTATCCCTGGTGGGTAGTGGGGAAGAAGCCGAGCAGAAACTGCAAAACCTAAAGCCCAACTTGATCTTGCTGGATGTGATTTTGCCCGGACAAAGTGGGTTCGAGTTGTGTCGCAAACTCAAGGCCAATCCCGCTACCCAAAATATTCCCATCGTAATTTGTTCCACAAAAGGCACGGATGTGGATAAAACCTGGGGCCGCATGGGTGGAGCGGATGATTACCTGACTAAACCCCTGAACCCAACTGAATTGATCGATACCGTCAAGCGTTGGATTCGCTGA
- a CDS encoding response regulator: MNASPLFPRTPNSEPIDLIRCGEAPLGSLLQQLSDERFSGRLDIFGIGELRWSFYLCLGRFVWQTGGHNTYHRWRRLLSQYCPGVDEIEIQSLVPAQAPIREYAILSGLLQRQQLSRSQLVELIEAGLNEVLFDLLQDVESHVQTLIEGEDRVSYQLNHKDGVQSPLTLIRSELALSKAREQWHRWKAAGLAAVSPNLIPSICRPDLLKQEAPLHFEVLTRLINGQRTLRHLALKMQQELLPFCQTLNGYVAVGIMSFSEFRPAPALPAEPTTEILKEPVAIAPLKTNPIPAPSPHANKPLVVCIDDSPIICKTLEGILTPLGYRFQSVQDPLQAIPTLLKAKPDLVFLDLVMPIANGYEICAQIRRAAALKQLPVVILTGNDGLVDRVRAGMVGATDFLAKPVDAERIGAILHKHLPLKKSV; the protein is encoded by the coding sequence ATGAATGCTAGCCCTCTTTTCCCCCGCACTCCCAACTCAGAGCCGATAGATCTCATTCGTTGTGGCGAAGCCCCCCTAGGATCCCTGTTGCAACAATTGAGCGATGAGCGCTTCAGTGGCCGGCTGGATATTTTTGGCATTGGGGAGCTGCGTTGGAGTTTCTATCTCTGCTTGGGGCGTTTCGTTTGGCAAACGGGCGGACACAATACTTACCACCGCTGGCGGCGACTGCTCTCCCAGTATTGTCCTGGGGTGGATGAAATTGAGATTCAAAGCCTGGTGCCTGCTCAAGCTCCGATTCGCGAGTACGCGATTCTATCGGGATTACTGCAACGGCAACAACTAAGCCGCAGCCAATTGGTCGAGCTGATCGAAGCAGGCTTGAACGAAGTGTTGTTCGATCTGCTACAGGATGTGGAGTCCCATGTACAGACTCTTATTGAAGGTGAGGATCGGGTTTCTTACCAACTGAATCACAAAGATGGGGTGCAATCCCCTCTCACCTTGATCCGCTCAGAACTAGCCCTCAGCAAAGCCCGTGAGCAATGGCACCGATGGAAAGCTGCTGGCCTGGCCGCCGTTTCTCCCAACTTAATCCCGAGCATTTGTCGCCCCGATTTGCTCAAACAAGAAGCGCCACTCCACTTTGAGGTGCTCACTCGGTTGATCAATGGGCAACGCACCCTCCGTCATTTGGCCCTGAAGATGCAGCAGGAACTGTTGCCCTTTTGCCAAACCTTGAACGGTTATGTTGCGGTTGGGATCATGAGCTTCTCGGAGTTTCGCCCTGCTCCGGCACTCCCCGCCGAACCGACCACCGAGATCCTGAAAGAGCCGGTGGCGATCGCTCCTCTGAAAACCAACCCGATACCTGCGCCTTCTCCCCATGCCAACAAACCGTTGGTGGTCTGCATCGACGATAGTCCCATTATTTGCAAAACCCTGGAAGGGATCCTCACCCCATTGGGCTACCGGTTTCAGTCAGTGCAGGATCCCCTACAGGCCATCCCCACCCTGCTCAAAGCCAAGCCGGATCTGGTGTTTCTGGATTTGGTCATGCCCATCGCCAATGGCTATGAGATCTGCGCGCAGATCCGACGGGCGGCTGCTTTGAAACAGTTGCCTGTTGTGATCCTGACCGGGAACGATGGCCTGGTGGATCGGGTGCGAGCAGGCATGGTGGGGGCCACCGATTTCTTGGCCAAGCCTGTGGATGCCGAGCGGATTGGGGCGATTTTGCACAAACATCTGCCTCTGAAAAAGTCTGTGTGA
- a CDS encoding putative bifunctional diguanylate cyclase/phosphodiesterase, producing the protein MLQPPLEPSAELPKLSEATTDEVQSHLATLWGTLRLIHQGRLNLHSPKGRQLLEAGIQNALHLLSLLRGPSVPEGISCQAVLSQSLDSEIKLALGRGQLLLQYQPFFRLDSGELVGCEALLRWQHPERGWIPPSEFIPVAECSDLIHEMGIWVLKTACQQMVQWQKQLGRPLQLSVNLSARQLDQPDLRAQISRVLLETGFPARHLSLELTESSAVQNYDKASQQLLHLQRLGIQIGLDDFGTGYSSLSCLDNLPLNFLKIDQSFVAKERWDTLQLILLLAQQLDLAVVAEGIETPEQLEHLQNIGCPMGQGYHLSFPLTPEQVQSWLPTVPVAAACF; encoded by the coding sequence ATGTTGCAGCCTCCCCTAGAGCCCTCCGCAGAATTGCCAAAGTTGTCTGAAGCGACAACGGACGAGGTGCAGTCTCACCTGGCTACTCTTTGGGGAACCTTGCGGCTGATTCACCAGGGTCGATTGAACTTGCACTCCCCGAAAGGGCGGCAGCTGCTGGAGGCCGGGATCCAGAATGCTCTGCATCTGCTGTCTTTATTGCGGGGGCCGAGTGTTCCTGAAGGGATTTCTTGCCAAGCGGTGCTCTCCCAAAGCTTAGACAGCGAGATTAAGCTGGCGCTGGGCCGTGGACAACTGCTTCTGCAGTACCAACCCTTTTTCCGCCTGGATTCGGGGGAACTAGTTGGATGTGAGGCTCTGCTGCGCTGGCAACATCCGGAACGGGGGTGGATCCCTCCGAGTGAATTCATTCCGGTGGCGGAGTGTAGTGACTTGATCCACGAGATGGGGATCTGGGTGCTCAAAACCGCCTGCCAACAGATGGTGCAGTGGCAGAAACAACTGGGTCGACCTCTGCAACTGAGTGTCAACCTTTCTGCCCGACAACTGGATCAGCCCGATCTGAGAGCACAAATTAGCAGAGTTTTGCTGGAAACGGGGTTCCCGGCTCGCCACCTGAGCCTAGAACTGACCGAAAGTTCTGCTGTTCAAAACTATGACAAGGCCAGCCAGCAGCTCCTACATCTGCAAAGACTCGGGATCCAAATCGGCCTGGATGACTTTGGTACTGGCTACTCCTCCCTCAGTTGCCTGGATAATTTGCCTCTGAATTTCCTCAAAATTGACCAAAGTTTTGTGGCCAAAGAACGGTGGGACACCTTGCAGTTGATTTTGCTGTTGGCTCAGCAGTTGGATCTGGCGGTTGTAGCTGAGGGTATTGAAACCCCTGAGCAATTAGAGCATCTCCAGAACATTGGCTGCCCGATGGGCCAAGGGTATCACCTATCTTTCCCGCTCACTCCAGAACAGGTGCAGTCTTGGTTACCGACGGTGCCTGTAGCAGCTGCTTGCTTTTGA
- a CDS encoding response regulator, with product MKIVLVEDDQVLAQLISDRLRKEHYVVEMATNGLEGLKLTRVTAADLWIIDIELPKLNGFQLCQRLRQQGIQAPVLLLTARRGETDLLTGFNLGADDYLVKPFQISELLVRVRALLRRPRQLQNTLLSWGVLELSTETATVTYGGKPVSLRPKEYKLLEILMRHGRQILSYEQLFDQLWTLEETPNKESLKAHIKGLRKALKQIDAPLDIIEAIRGLGVRLNPTYETAEPKNSESSSILSQLQEAWPSFKPKMMERIQLIETALGHLEKGQLSPDRREQARTAAHTLAGSLGTFGFAGGTQLAQELEDGLSFSSESLQRLQEKILQLRKELEQDPFANPSPRDLSLLLIGSNPETLAILKSFSSQSGIRLEQVACPRDAKLLMGSVNVLLLDLDHPKAEEQGIQLAKRFGIPYILVLQEDQLAARIEARRKGASGCVISPCPPELLLQTVRRAAQKVNPLWMNVLAVDDDPHFLEILKVMLGNFSQLTFLQDPREFWPVLQSIMPDVLLLDVKMPHFSGIDLCHAVRTDSRFDRIPIVMITGHPDELSAAGALAIGANDYLSKPIHSQELHLCLARHRFGSASAVASMGS from the coding sequence ATGAAAATCGTCTTGGTTGAGGATGACCAAGTTCTGGCCCAGCTTATTTCCGATCGCCTGCGCAAAGAGCACTATGTGGTGGAGATGGCCACCAATGGCCTGGAAGGGTTGAAATTGACTCGCGTTACGGCAGCCGACCTTTGGATTATCGATATTGAGCTGCCCAAGCTAAATGGTTTTCAACTGTGTCAGCGCCTCAGGCAACAAGGGATCCAAGCGCCAGTTTTACTGCTCACGGCACGGCGAGGGGAGACAGATCTGCTGACGGGGTTTAACCTCGGGGCGGATGATTACCTGGTTAAGCCTTTTCAGATATCGGAATTGCTGGTGCGGGTGCGGGCTTTGCTCCGCAGACCTCGGCAACTGCAAAACACTTTGTTGTCCTGGGGGGTGTTGGAACTCAGTACAGAAACTGCCACGGTCACCTATGGGGGGAAACCTGTATCCTTACGCCCCAAAGAATACAAGTTGCTGGAGATTCTGATGCGGCATGGGCGCCAAATACTTAGCTATGAGCAACTGTTTGACCAGCTCTGGACTTTGGAAGAAACCCCCAACAAAGAATCCCTAAAAGCTCATATCAAAGGGCTTAGAAAAGCTCTGAAACAAATTGATGCTCCCCTGGATATCATCGAGGCGATTCGTGGCTTAGGGGTTCGCCTGAACCCCACTTACGAAACAGCAGAACCTAAGAACTCAGAGTCTTCCTCGATCCTGTCGCAATTACAAGAAGCCTGGCCCAGCTTCAAGCCCAAAATGATGGAGCGTATTCAACTGATCGAAACCGCCCTCGGCCACTTGGAAAAAGGTCAACTCTCCCCCGATCGGCGGGAACAAGCTCGCACTGCCGCCCATACGCTAGCGGGATCCCTGGGCACCTTCGGTTTTGCTGGAGGGACTCAATTGGCCCAAGAACTGGAAGATGGATTGTCTTTTTCTAGTGAATCTTTACAACGGCTACAGGAGAAGATCCTGCAACTGAGAAAGGAACTAGAACAGGATCCCTTTGCTAATCCGTCCCCAAGAGATCTTTCTCTACTGCTGATCGGTTCAAACCCAGAAACTCTGGCTATTCTCAAAAGTTTTTCCAGCCAATCAGGGATCCGGTTGGAACAAGTTGCTTGTCCCCGCGATGCCAAGTTGCTGATGGGATCCGTAAATGTTTTACTATTGGACTTGGATCACCCTAAAGCTGAGGAGCAAGGGATCCAATTAGCCAAACGGTTTGGGATCCCTTACATTCTCGTTTTGCAGGAAGATCAACTGGCTGCACGAATTGAAGCTCGACGAAAAGGTGCATCCGGGTGTGTGATCAGCCCTTGCCCGCCGGAGTTACTTCTACAAACAGTGCGGCGCGCTGCCCAGAAGGTTAACCCGCTATGGATGAACGTGCTGGCGGTAGATGATGATCCCCATTTTCTGGAAATCCTTAAAGTGATGCTTGGGAACTTTTCCCAGCTCACGTTTTTACAGGATCCCCGGGAATTTTGGCCCGTTCTTCAGTCCATCATGCCGGATGTGCTGCTGTTGGATGTCAAAATGCCCCATTTTTCCGGTATTGATTTATGCCATGCGGTGCGTACCGATTCCCGCTTCGACCGGATCCCGATTGTGATGATCACGGGTCACCCTGATGAACTGAGTGCAGCAGGGGCTTTGGCGATTGGGGCCAATGATTATTTGAGTAAACCTATCCATAGCCAGGAATTGCACCTCTGTTTGGCTCGCCATCGGTTTGGTTCTGCTTCAGCAGTTGCATCGATGGGATCTTAA
- a CDS encoding ABC transporter permease — MTIPQSKSPLLQLYKGVAYRIDYLIKQKQSIYLHPPEKVMSLWENRQFRRVLSLILFFGIWQILSTINFNFFINFRFIPSPVQVFQATINFLSRNPWLHFKASISRVLIGYLVAVGLGCSLGILIGWFQKIEDLIFIPLELLRPIPAVSWIPLAILMFPNAETGMIYITFVGAFFPILISKIRGVEDTDPLLLRVGQSLGAKQHHVFTDIVIPGALPSIASGLVIGMGNSWFCLVTAEILAGRYGVGYITWESYITSHYPPIVMGMLMIGFMGAFSAWGVDQLTRLLMPWRVQRAK; from the coding sequence ATGACAATACCACAGTCCAAGTCTCCCCTACTCCAATTGTATAAAGGGGTTGCTTACCGCATAGACTATCTGATTAAGCAAAAGCAATCCATTTATCTTCATCCTCCAGAAAAAGTCATGTCTCTATGGGAGAATAGGCAATTTCGGCGTGTCTTGTCCTTGATTCTCTTTTTCGGGATCTGGCAAATTCTGTCTACGATCAACTTTAATTTCTTTATCAATTTTCGCTTCATTCCTTCACCCGTACAGGTTTTTCAAGCCACTATTAACTTTCTATCTCGTAATCCCTGGCTACATTTTAAGGCCAGCATTAGTCGGGTATTAATTGGTTATCTTGTTGCCGTCGGCCTGGGATGTAGTTTAGGGATCCTGATTGGCTGGTTTCAGAAGATAGAGGATCTGATCTTCATTCCCTTGGAGCTTCTTCGTCCTATCCCTGCTGTATCCTGGATACCGCTGGCAATTTTGATGTTTCCCAATGCTGAGACTGGCATGATTTATATCACATTCGTGGGAGCTTTTTTCCCCATTTTGATTAGTAAAATTCGCGGGGTGGAGGATACAGATCCCTTACTGTTACGAGTTGGACAATCCCTAGGTGCTAAGCAACACCATGTTTTTACAGATATTGTCATTCCAGGAGCTTTGCCTAGCATTGCCAGCGGTTTGGTGATTGGTATGGGAAACTCTTGGTTCTGCTTAGTCACAGCTGAAATCTTGGCGGGTCGTTATGGAGTGGGCTACATTACTTGGGAGTCTTATATAACCTCCCACTATCCACCAATTGTCATGGGGATGTTGATGATTGGCTTCATGGGGGCATTTAGTGCTTGGGGTGTGGATCAACTAACTCGATTGCTAATGCCTTGGAGAGTTCAACGAGCGAAATAA
- a CDS encoding ABC transporter ATP-binding protein, with protein MTNLLSTHTSAITKGYVEVENLSMTFSRRGEIIHVFDTINFKLDPGEFVCLLGPSGCGKSTVLNVIAGFLKPTSGYVFINKRHVDGPGEDRGFVFQQYSLLPWKTTFQNVEFGLKIKGVSKKERTDLVNDFLNRVGLYKYRNAFPHQLSGGMQQRASIIRALVNSPSVLLMDEPFAALDAQTRHMMQELLLDIWQEFQPTIIFVTHDIDEAVFLSDRIFVMGTNPGRIKAKVPISLPRPRYIDVKLTGEFLSLNRQIFDLIREETLKNMIHS; from the coding sequence ATGACTAACTTACTCTCCACACATACATCTGCAATCACAAAAGGATATGTGGAGGTTGAGAACTTGAGTATGACATTTTCTCGACGGGGAGAGATCATTCATGTTTTTGATACCATTAATTTCAAGCTGGATCCAGGAGAGTTTGTTTGTCTGTTAGGACCATCCGGTTGTGGAAAATCAACCGTTCTGAATGTAATTGCTGGTTTTCTTAAGCCTACCAGTGGTTATGTTTTTATCAATAAGCGTCATGTGGATGGGCCTGGTGAGGATCGAGGGTTTGTCTTTCAGCAATATTCGCTTTTGCCCTGGAAAACCACTTTCCAAAACGTTGAGTTTGGTCTCAAAATCAAAGGTGTCTCCAAAAAAGAACGCACAGATTTAGTCAATGACTTTTTAAATCGGGTTGGCCTCTACAAGTACCGAAATGCTTTTCCGCATCAACTTTCTGGGGGAATGCAGCAGCGGGCTAGTATTATCCGTGCTCTGGTGAATTCTCCTTCTGTTTTGTTGATGGACGAGCCCTTTGCTGCTCTTGATGCTCAAACTCGTCACATGATGCAAGAGTTGCTGTTGGATATCTGGCAGGAGTTCCAGCCTACCATCATTTTCGTGACACATGATATTGATGAAGCAGTGTTTTTGAGCGATCGGATTTTTGTGATGGGTACTAACCCAGGGCGTATCAAAGCTAAGGTTCCGATTTCGTTGCCTCGGCCACGATATATTGATGTTAAGCTAACAGGAGAGTTTTTGTCTCTGAATCGTCAGATCTTTGACCTAATTCGAGAAGAAACACTTAAGAATATGATTCATTCATAG
- a CDS encoding carotenoid oxygenase family protein, translating to MVSAATSTYSTADWQLGYRSLSQEYDYWISELEGRIPARLRGTLFRNGPGKLEAGSQRYGHPFDGDGMICAITFVDGKVHFRNRFVRTREFEAEEKAGRVLYRGVFGTQKPGGWWANFLDLKFKNPANTNVIYQGEKLLALWEASAPYRLNPKTLATEGIETFAGGIAAHQPFTAHPRRDPATGDLIAFGVRAALNSTLLFYRLDPKGQLTEKREYQIPGFAFLHDFVWTPHYRIFFQNPVAFNPLPFVLGWQSAGTCLTLKVGDPTRIWLFPNSGTPIQLETEPGFVFHFVNGYEAGEQVIVDAILYEEYPALEPNADYLQIDFTQIPAGKLWRFYLDPKAGTVSRELLLDRSVEFPAIHPNCMGGSHRYLYIGTTHVPGPNAPLQAILKLDTETGRTQQYSFAPRGFVGEPVFIPDPDSHAEDEGWIVTVIFDAASQRSQVVILEAQDLAAGPIARIPLRHHIPYGLHGSFTPQVWVE from the coding sequence ATGGTCAGTGCCGCTACCTCCACCTACAGCACCGCCGACTGGCAGCTGGGCTACCGCTCTTTGTCCCAAGAGTATGACTACTGGATTTCGGAACTGGAGGGGCGGATCCCTGCCCGGTTGAGGGGTACCCTTTTTCGGAATGGGCCGGGCAAGTTGGAAGCGGGATCCCAGCGTTACGGCCATCCGTTCGATGGAGATGGCATGATCTGCGCCATCACCTTTGTGGATGGGAAAGTCCATTTTCGCAACCGGTTTGTGCGCACCCGCGAGTTTGAGGCGGAGGAAAAAGCCGGACGGGTGCTTTATCGAGGGGTGTTTGGAACTCAAAAGCCCGGCGGCTGGTGGGCCAATTTTCTTGATCTAAAGTTCAAGAATCCGGCCAATACCAATGTGATCTACCAAGGGGAGAAACTCTTGGCCCTCTGGGAAGCCAGTGCTCCCTATCGCCTCAACCCAAAGACCTTGGCGACCGAAGGGATCGAAACGTTTGCCGGAGGCATTGCTGCCCATCAGCCTTTTACCGCTCACCCACGACGGGATCCGGCCACTGGAGATCTGATCGCCTTTGGGGTACGCGCTGCCCTGAACTCGACGCTGTTGTTTTATCGTCTGGATCCGAAGGGACAGCTAACCGAAAAGCGGGAATATCAGATCCCTGGCTTTGCTTTCCTGCACGATTTTGTTTGGACTCCCCATTACCGCATCTTTTTTCAAAATCCGGTAGCCTTTAATCCCTTACCTTTTGTGCTGGGCTGGCAATCTGCGGGGACCTGTCTCACCCTGAAAGTAGGGGATCCCACTCGCATCTGGCTTTTTCCCAACAGCGGCACTCCGATCCAACTGGAAACAGAACCGGGGTTTGTCTTCCACTTTGTCAACGGCTATGAAGCCGGAGAGCAAGTGATCGTAGATGCCATTCTTTATGAGGAATACCCTGCCCTAGAGCCCAATGCCGATTATCTGCAAATTGATTTCACCCAGATCCCGGCGGGCAAGTTGTGGCGGTTTTATCTGGATCCTAAAGCGGGCACGGTTAGCCGCGAACTGCTGTTGGATCGTTCGGTGGAATTTCCGGCCATTCATCCGAATTGTATGGGGGGATCCCATCGCTACCTCTACATCGGCACCACCCATGTCCCTGGTCCCAATGCGCCTCTACAAGCCATTCTGAAGTTGGATACTGAAACAGGCCGCACTCAGCAGTACAGCTTTGCTCCGCGTGGATTTGTCGGTGAGCCGGTGTTCATCCCGGATCCCGATAGCCATGCAGAAGACGAAGGGTGGATAGTCACGGTAATTTTTGACGCTGCCAGCCAGCGCTCTCAGGTGGTGATCCTAGAAGCGCAAGACCTAGCTGCTGGCCCCATTGCGCGGATCCCGTTGCGGCATCACATCCCCTATGGATTGCACGGCAGCTTTACCCCGCAGGTGTGGGTGGAGTAA
- the ffh gene encoding signal recognition particle protein — protein sequence MFDALSEKLELAWKKLRGQDKITETNIQEALREVRRALLDADVNLQVVKRFIDEVREAALGSEVIMGVNPDQQFIKIVHDQLVKVMGEANVPIAQAEQPPTIILMAGLQGSGKTTTCAKLALYLRKQGKQPLMVAGDIYRPAAIDQLKTLGQQIQIPVFDLGKTDPVEIARQGVEAARQQGCDYVILDTAGRLQIDLEMMAELERVKATVQPHEILLVVDAMIGQEAANLTQAFHDRLGITGAILTKLDGDTRGGAALSIRQVSGQPIKFIGVGEKVEALDPFYPDRMASRILGMGDILSLVEKAQEEIDLGDAASMAEKMMTAQFDFTDFLKQMRMIKRMGSLGGLLKLMPGMGKISDDQLQKGQDQLARSEAMINSMTPEERKNPDLLARSVSRKRRVANGSGHKLEDVSRLVSDFQRMRDMMRNMGMGGGFPGIGGLPGMGGGRNPLPSGGPSWRGRSAAPPRQQPSRKSGKGGGKKGGGNRGFGGK from the coding sequence ATGTTTGATGCCCTCTCCGAGAAATTGGAATTGGCCTGGAAAAAGCTGCGCGGCCAGGACAAAATCACCGAAACCAACATTCAAGAAGCCCTACGGGAAGTGCGGCGGGCCCTGTTGGATGCGGATGTCAACCTGCAGGTGGTGAAGCGATTTATCGACGAAGTCCGGGAGGCGGCCCTGGGATCTGAGGTGATCATGGGAGTGAACCCGGATCAGCAGTTCATCAAGATCGTCCACGACCAATTGGTCAAGGTGATGGGAGAAGCCAACGTGCCCATTGCCCAGGCGGAGCAGCCCCCCACCATCATCCTCATGGCCGGTTTGCAGGGATCCGGGAAAACCACCACCTGCGCCAAGCTGGCCCTATATCTGCGCAAGCAGGGCAAGCAACCCCTGATGGTGGCGGGAGATATCTATCGTCCGGCGGCCATCGACCAACTGAAAACCCTAGGGCAACAAATTCAGATCCCTGTCTTTGATCTGGGCAAAACGGATCCCGTCGAGATTGCCCGCCAAGGCGTAGAAGCGGCCCGGCAGCAGGGCTGTGACTATGTAATCCTAGATACCGCCGGGCGCTTACAAATTGACCTGGAGATGATGGCGGAGCTGGAGCGGGTCAAGGCCACCGTACAACCCCACGAAATTTTGCTGGTGGTGGATGCCATGATCGGCCAGGAAGCAGCCAATCTCACCCAAGCCTTTCATGACCGGCTGGGCATTACCGGGGCCATCCTCACCAAGTTGGATGGGGATACCCGCGGTGGAGCAGCCCTCTCGATTCGGCAGGTGTCCGGGCAACCGATTAAGTTCATTGGGGTGGGAGAAAAAGTCGAGGCACTGGATCCCTTCTACCCGGATCGCATGGCTTCGCGCATCTTAGGCATGGGGGATATCCTCAGCCTGGTGGAAAAAGCCCAAGAAGAAATTGACCTGGGGGATGCCGCCAGCATGGCGGAAAAGATGATGACCGCCCAGTTCGATTTCACCGATTTCCTCAAGCAAATGCGCATGATCAAACGCATGGGATCCCTGGGGGGGCTACTGAAATTGATGCCGGGGATGGGCAAAATCAGCGATGACCAGCTGCAAAAAGGGCAAGACCAACTGGCCCGTTCCGAAGCGATGATCAACTCCATGACCCCAGAAGAGCGCAAAAATCCCGATCTCTTGGCCCGCAGTGTTAGCCGCAAACGTCGCGTGGCCAATGGATCCGGCCACAAATTGGAGGATGTCAGCCGTTTGGTCAGCGATTTTCAACGGATGCGCGACATGATGCGCAACATGGGCATGGGTGGCGGGTTTCCCGGCATAGGCGGTTTGCCTGGCATGGGCGGTGGACGTAACCCTCTCCCCAGTGGTGGTCCCAGTTGGCGCGGGCGCTCAGCCGCTCCTCCTCGGCAGCAACCCAGCCGTAAATCGGGCAAAGGCGGCGGTAAAAAGGGCGGTGGCAACCGCGGTTTTGGAGGCAAGTGA
- a CDS encoding tRNA (cytidine(34)-2'-O)-methyltransferase, which produces MPLHIVLVAPEIPANTGNIARTCAATDTSLHLVDPLGFRLSDRYLKRAGLDYWEHVQLQRYPSWQVFTQTHPEARLWCFSVRGKEPYTEVAYQPDDWLVFGSESKGLDPVFLEHYPSVRIPLSGPVRSLNLSNAVAIALFEALRQLGSQV; this is translated from the coding sequence ATGCCTCTCCACATTGTTTTGGTTGCACCAGAGATCCCTGCCAATACCGGCAATATCGCCCGTACCTGTGCAGCCACCGATACATCTTTACATTTGGTGGATCCCCTGGGTTTTCGCCTCTCGGATCGCTACCTAAAACGGGCCGGACTGGACTATTGGGAGCACGTCCAATTGCAACGTTACCCCTCCTGGCAGGTCTTTACCCAGACTCACCCTGAGGCACGTCTGTGGTGTTTTAGCGTACGCGGCAAGGAGCCTTATACAGAAGTGGCCTATCAGCCCGACGATTGGCTGGTGTTTGGCAGCGAGAGCAAAGGCTTAGATCCAGTGTTTTTGGAGCACTACCCCAGCGTGCGGATCCCCTTGAGTGGGCCAGTGCGCAGCCTAAACTTGAGTAATGCCGTAGCGATTGCCCTGTTTGAGGCGCTGCGTCAACTGGGATCCCAGGTTTAA